GTTAGTATAAAAGGTAGTGTAAGTAGTAGCTTCCTAAGAAGACTTATCCAGTTAGAACGGGCCTAAAGAAAATGGGCCTATACAACTGTATCTGATTTTGAACTCCAACCCTCCCACCAAAATAGAGGGAATAAAGATAGGGTTTATGGCTATCAGTGTGATATCATCTGAGACTGCTGCTTCACTCTCCACTTTCACATTCAGATCTTATTCCTCCTCGTAATCAAGGTATGCTGCTTTTGCTTCTACTCTTGGTTTCTTCGAGATATGTGCTTCTTTTGTCTGAATACGTTCTACCGtgtgtatttctgcaattgattaTGGACATGCTTATTTCTTTGATGAGGATCTGATTCAGTTGAAATTATCGTTTTTCTAGCCGTCTGTGTGTCTCATCATTTCTATTTGTTTTGCACTTGATTTCACAAAAAAATCCTTgctccttcatcttctttcgATCCCGGGCTTCTAGGGTTAATGAAAAgttattttccaattatttCAAGGCTTGTGCTCAAATTTCTCTGGAAGCACCATGGTTCTGGTGTTTGCATTcttgttttttaagttttgtgactttttttttatctcaggTGATTTTCTGTTTCTGCTATTATCTTAATGTGATGCCGATTAACGTATACAACCTTTCCTGTCATCGTTAAGCTGGTAAAAACAGTCTGAGGATGATGAGGAAAAATAGCATTCTTTTTTCCGAGTTTTCCATGGgcaatatttatatatggaaGTCCTGAACTGAAGAGACTTTCTTATTGTATGACTTCATATTCCCTCTCAGACCTGTTGAGGTCGATCTTTCTTCTGTAGACAATATCTAGTTGTTTTAATCAAACCTGATAGTAGAATATAGTTTCTTGTTTGCTCACAAGTTTAGGATCAACCCTTTTACTTGTATACACATCGCATGTCGTGCACTTCTAAAATGTGTGTGCATTGGATGTAACTTGATCTTTAATCGTAGAAGAGAAGGAACTAAATCCTGCAGGGAGGTTAATCTCTATTTCAATGACATTCTTTAACGTATTGCGTTATATGACAAGATATATATAATTCCCGTCTGACAGTGCGTGCCATTACTCTTTATCTGCTAATTCATAAGTATTATGAACTATAAGCATGATAAGGAGGTCctccaattatatattttatcaaataacaaGATATGTTAAAGAATGCGATTAAAATCAAGATAGAGATGAATATCCTCTACAGGTGAAGTTCCTTTGTTTCTAGAATTACATATATGGAAAACGAAAATGATACAATGACCCACTTTTTTCTTACATGTaggtgagtcaaaattggataagaaaaaaaaggtcaCTGTATATTTTCGTTACATATATGGTGATTGTGACGTCTGTATGCACAATTTGTGATCCAGGAAATTAGAATGATAAGCATACTAGTAAGGTTCCCTCCAAATGCCACGAGCTTGTGCGCccaaaagaagaataagaacaaaaataaaacttggAAAGAGAGACGTTTGGAAGGCCAAGAAAGAAGAAATGTTCTTTGTTACCCAAAACCCAAATCAACCCCACTCCTTATCCATCGCCGTCCTCCTCCCCAAACCCATTTGGAAGCACTTGAACAAGTCATCACAAACCTTGAAGACTCTATTGAGAAGGGCATCAAAATCGACCCTGAAATATATGCCTCTTTATTAGAAATATGCTATCGCTTGCAAGCCATTCATCTTGGTATCAGACTCCATTGCCTTATCCCAACATTCATGTTGCGTAGAAATTTTGGCATCTCTTCCAAGCTTCTTAGGTTGTATGCGGCGTGTGGGTATGTGGACGATGCCCACGAGCTGTTTGATCAAATGTCTAATAGGGACACGTCTGCATTTCCTTGGAATTCACTCATCTCAGGGTATGCCCAAATGGGCCTCTATGACGACGCCATTGCACTCTACTTCCAAATGGTAGAAGAAGGTGTTGAACCTGACTTTTTCACCTTCCCTAGAGTTCTCAAAGTTTGTGCTAGAATTGGGTCTCTTCGACTGGGCGAAGAAGTGCATCGCCATTTGGTTCGTGCTGGATTTTCCATTGATGGGTTTGTGCTTAATGCACTTGTTGACATGTATTCGAAGTGTGGTGATATTGTAAAGGCACAAAAGATCTTTGACAAGATGCCTCATAGAGACACCATTTCGTGGAATTCCATGCTCACTGCATATGTTCATCATGACCTTGAGATTGGGGCAATGAACATTTTCTACCAAATGATTTTGGAAGGGTGTGAACCTGATTCTGTAAGCATATCCACTATTCTTACATGTGTGTCTTCGCTATGTCTAGGTGTCCAAATTCATGGATGGGTAATTCGGCGAGGACTTGATTGGAACTTGTCCATAGCTAATTCCTTGATGGTGATGTACTCCAGTCATGGTAGGTTAGAAAAGGCATGTTGGATATTCAATCAAATGCCAGAGAGGGATGTTGTTTCGTGGAATTCTATAATATCTGCACATCGCAAACGTCGGGAAGCCCTCGCCTTGTTGGAGCAAATGGAAGAAGCGGGTGTTGAGCCTgataaaataacatttgtttcaatattatcAGCTTGTGCCCACTTAGTTTTGGTGAAGGAGggagagagagtatttgctttgatgtgcaaaaaatataaaataaaaccaattatGGAACATTATGGTTGTATGGTTAACCTTTATGGAAGAGCAGGACTAATTAAAAAGGCTTATAGCATCATATTGGATGGAATGGGCTATGAGGCTGCAGGTCCAACTCTTTGGGGAGCTTTATTGTATGCCTGCTTTTTGCATGGAGACACAACTATAGGGGAGATTGCTGCAAACAGGCTTTTTGATTTGGAGCCAGACAACGAGCATAACTTTGTACTTCTTATGGAGATTTATGAAAATTCAGGCAGATTAGAGGACATGGAGAGAGTTAGAATGATGATGGTTGACAGAGGATTGGATTATTAGGCAGCTGTACATCCTAACCGTATGTTTTTCTTTAGTCACCGGAATGTTTGCTGCTTGATTCATTCAGTTTTCATTTTGTCCCACAAAATGTGATTAATGTGATGTTGATTGACGTATACAACCTTTCTTGTCATGGCTAAGCTGGTAAAAAATGTCGGAGGATGATGAGAAAAAATAGCATTCTTTTTTCCTTTCCATGCTGAATATTTATGTATGGATAGACTTGAACTGAAGATACTTTCTTATTGTATGACTTCATATTCCCTCTCAAACCTGTTGAGGTCGATCTTTCTTCTGTTGCCAATATCTAGTTGTTTTAATCAATCCCGATAGCAGAGTATAGTTTCTTGTTTGCTCACAAGTTTAATCTAGGATCAACCCTTTTACTTGTATACACATAGTATGTCATGCAATTATGAAATGTGTGCATTGAATGTGTTGAAATCATGAAATTGGCCTCTGAGGATGATGAAAAGTATAACTTTCGTTCTACTGAGTTTTCTATGCGGAAAATGTATGGAGACCTGAACTGAAGGGGCTTTCTAATTTTTGTCTTAATATTCCCTGGCAGACCCGTTGTGGGTAAACTGACTTTTATGCACATTATTCAGCTATTTTTAATTGAGCCCAGTACCAGCAGACAAATTGTTTTGCTCCTAGTTTCATTTATGGacattatattttcttctatGTCCATAGCATATCCTATAATCTTTGGGTCTTCTGTACATTGTATTTCTTTTAGACAGAGTcttttgttacattttttaaaacagtCAATTGGCCTCTGAGGATGATGTAAAATATATCTTTCGTTCTTCTGAGTTTTCTATGCGGAAAATATACGGAGACCTGAACTGAAGAGGCTTTCATGTGTTTGTCTTGTAATATATGCTTTCAATATTAATTCTTTAGAATTATGTTGTAGAGAGTACATTTTTGTTTGCCCCCTTCGTGTAAATTGCCTCTGAGGATGATGAAAAATATTACTTTCGTTCTTCTGAGTTTTCTATGCGGAAAATATATGGAGACCTGAACTGAAGAGGCTttcatatgtttttcttttaatatatgttttcaaTATTCATTCTTTGTAATTATGTTGTAGAGAGTACATTTTTGTTTGCCCCTTAGTGTAAATTGCCTCTGAGGATGATGAAAAATATTACTTTCGTTCTTCTGAGTTTTCTATGCGGAAAATATATGGAGACCTGAACTGAAGAGGCTTTCATATGTTTGTcttgtaatatatgttttcaaTATTCATTCTTTGTAATTATGTTGTAGAGAGTACATTTTTGTTTGCCCCTTAGTGTAAATTGCCTCTGAGGATGATGAAAAATATTACTTTCGTTCTTCTGAGTTTTCTATGCGGAAAATATATGGAGACCTGAACTGAAGAGACTTTCATATGTTTGTCTTCTAATACATGTTTTCAGTATTCATTCTTTGTAATTATGTTGTAGAGAGTACATTTTTGTTTGCCCCTTTAGTGTAAATTGCCTCTGAGGATGATGAAAAATATTACTTTCGTTCTTCTGAGTTTTCTATGCGGAAAATATATGGAGACCTGAACTGAAGAGGCTTTCATATGTTTGTCTTCTAATACATGTTTTCAGTATTCATTCTTTGTAATTATGTTGTAGAGAGTACATTTTTGTTTGCCCCTTAGTGTAAATTGCCTCTGAGGATGATGAAAAATATTACTTTCGTTCTTCTGAGTTTTCTATGCGGAAAATATATGGAGACCTGAACTGAAGAGGCTTTCATATGTTTGTcttgtaatatatgttttcaaTATTCATTCTTTGTAATTATGTTGTAGAGAGTACATTTTTGTTTGCCCCTTAGTGTAAATTGCCTCTGAGGATGATGAAAAATATTACTTTCGTTCTTCTGAGTTTTCTATGCGGAAAATATATGGAGACCTGAACTGAAGAGACTTTCATATGTTTGTCTTCTAATACATGTTTTCAGTATTCATTCTTTGTAATTATGTTGTAGAGAGTACATTTTTGTTTGCCCCTTTAGTGTAAATTGCCTCTGAGGATGATGAAAAATATTACTTTCGTTCTTCTGAGTTTTCTATGCGGAAAATATATGGAGACCTGAACTGAAGAGGCTTTCATATGTTTGTCTTCTAATACATGTTTTCAGTATTCATTCTTTGTAATTATGTTGTAGAGAGTACATTTTTGTTTGCCCCTTTAGTGTAAATTGCCTCTGAGGATGATGAAAAATATTACTTTCGTTCTTCTGAGTTTTCTATGCGGAAAATATATGGAGACCTGAACTGAAGAGGCTTTCATATGTTTGTCTTCTAATACATGTTTTCAGTATTCATTCTTCTCAATGTTCGTATGTTTGATTATTATTGCCCCTTTTAGTGATGTCTTCTTAGTCCAGTAATTCTGAAGTCTATCCCTGCGTTGATAGTTGAAATCAACCAAATTAGTCTCTGAGGATGATCATAAAAATAAACTGAGTTGtctatgaagaaaataaatggaAACCTGAACTGAAGAGGCTTgctaatgttttattttgttattccGTTAAAGTGTATCTTATTCtctgctttttattttttggttatgtTACcgttttgtgtttgatgttttAATCAAtcatttgatttatatatttttttcttattttagttttgaCTTCATTTGGAGAGTTTCTGAACTTCCAATCCTTCCAAAATGAGGTACTGGTTCTCTAACTAtcatcaatattattattactatgattttttaaaatttgttctcAATTACTAAcaggtttttgttttcttttccttttatttctctTCTCAAGCCGGCCAATGGAGGAAGATGTAAGTTCTTTTAGCCGTCATGCATGTTTGGTTACATGCGTGTATGATCCTTGAAATCTACAATTGTTTTGTTCTCTATATTTCTTTGGTGCGAGTTTTTTGCTTTGATTGTATTTATTTGACTAATTAACTATTTATGGGAATTGAATCTCTGAtgatatttcttatatttaaccATTAACCAGTCTAGTTAGGCAAATGAGTTTTATTAGCTCATGATAACGTATTTGTTTGATAGTGATAAGTTGGATGTTTTTCTGTCAACTAGTAAAATGTTAATCTGTTACATTTTGAAGCTTTAAATTTAATCTGTTACTAATTTATTTGCTAAAATTATTTCCTGTTTCTTCTCCATTTTGAATGAAATTGGCTTTCTTGTTGTAGACTAGCTTTTTTATTGGGGCTCTAGACTCGCTATACGTTACTATCTTTGCCAAGCTAACAAACCATTTTTAACAGACTGCTGCGGGGAAGAATGAGGAAGAGGAGTTCAACACAGGACCACTATCTGTACTAATGACGAGTGTTAAAAATAATACCCAGGTAaatgttcattttaaatatCGTATACTATTTAAGaggtatatttttttctaacagAACGTTACCTATGAAGGTATTGATAAATTGTCGGAATAACAAAAAGCTTCTGGGTCGTGTAAGAGCTTTTGATAGGCACTGCAACATGGTTCTTGAAAATGTGAGGGAGATGTGGACCGAGGTATGGTTttccttttaataaattaacttCCCTTGCATTTGTTACACAAGCTAATGGATCTGTGTACAATCAGGTGCCCAAGACTggtaaaggaaagaaaaaggcCCAGCCAGTGAACAAGGATAGATTCATTAGCAAAATGTTCCTCCGTGGAGATTCTGTCATCATTGTTCTTAGGAACCCCAAATGAGACTGTGCAATCATCTTGTAGAAGGAAATGGCCGTGGTATTTGCCTTTTtgtcatgtcttgaaattcttgacagccattaaaatttatttgttcagACATTGGCGGAGGATGTAATTGGTATGTTGACGTGGTCGCTATTGAACACTTGTACCAATATCCAGTTCTTGTCTACATGGTTTGTATGGAATAGTTTAAAAATGTAtagttgttttttgtttttcttgttttctcctAATCTGTACATTTCTTAATTATGCtggtattatttttattgattatcGATGATATGATCATTATAGTAATTCTTCCAGTCATGTTTTGTTTTAACATGTTCTTATAGTAAGAAATGATaatctttattatttaagaaaatattaaatatttatcatgatttttggtatctaagatcactttaTAATTCGATTACATTATAAAATGGGTTTTAATACGCATTTTGTTCTTTAAGTTACtttcaattattattgttttttaattaaattgtatgtCTACTGTTGTATACTTTATATGAAAAGTCTTTTTGATATTTAGTTACATGTACTATTTCAAGTAGAATAAATGAAGGTTTGTTAAGTGTATGGTAATAATGTAAATGAATTGATAGGTATAGtagtttaaaagaaattatagaattatatattaaaaaaataattcaattatccttattattataaattaatttaatttaattattaatattaattaaattattattataatttattatatactgttataatttattatatactaCAAAACTTATcaaatattagtttattttatttaaaatgtagcTTGATATTCaagagaaattattttatgattacaagacatcccaaaatatacaAGAACATTCAAATCTTCATATATGTAGAAACAGAAATCCCAAcatcaataataatttattttgaagtttctATTTCTTATGTTATTTCACtctcaaattattatatattcacATATGAACAATAAAACTAAATAGAGGCTAAATGTCAGAAAATATATAACTTAccgaaaataaaattttatttggtttatatttttttattcttcgcCTCCTGTATAAACGGGATATGATTATGAAAAGATAAGTGATCAAGAAACTAAGAATAAATgttcaaattttagaaaaatgaaatttcacagtaaataaagaataaatttcttttaagagCATTTATATCTGTTTAAAgaagatttatattttattattaatttaatttaaccaCTTTATTTAAATCTGTAATAAATTGTCTTCTATATTCTCTCTAATAACAGTTTTTCTCTAGAAAATTCTTCCACCGAAAAGGATTATTTAATACCACCTTGatggaaaatttatttataagattcGGTCTAACggattatttaataaaaaaatatacacaatTTAAGAATGAGTTCTCTtgctattttttcttttccaattctTGCTTTGCAGTTGCACAATATATTGTTtggattattaaaaaaaagctCTTTGAACGTCTCAAACGATTTTCTTAATAATACTATTCTTCTCCTAAACACCTACATATTTCCATCTATAATTAtttccattttaaattaaatttcaataactTATAATCAGTATAAATTCAATGATTTAAAGTGTTCtgacataaatttaaaatataaattatatagaaatatatttgtatttaatacAGGTTTTAATTACATAAATCATATATCAAAAATTCTTGATGCAAATGAAGAACCATATAATGTATTAttcttcataaatttatttttgtaatacgACCtctaaatatgatataaattattttttcaataagtTCACTTACTGTAAAAATACTTAACATTTAAaggtaataaataaatagacgaatgtaatatattaataataacaaagtatccttaatatttaagaaaataatcaatGTCTAGATTTCTTTTTTCAACTAAATAGACTTTTTATGAAAGAGAAGGCCTAAttcattttgtaaaaaatatatagtttctcttatttaataaaaatatgttgtaatattattttttcttctcttaaaaCTAATCAAACGTAGTCACATTCTTATTTAATTGAGATAATACTGtcacaataatttattaaatcagtacaaaaatacaattttctttaactttaattcaaatttaatctaaatctagttttttcaaaattttaaaatcaaaatttcaatcaatcaaaatgCATACCATTGATTGATTTTATAACAACTTACTGTTTTTTTACTtcaatttctaataaaatattatttaatattttaatctcaTTGCATTTTCCAACTAAATCATTTAATTACTCGATTGTTATTTCCTCAATTAACTCAATGATCAATTAATCATCAGTATATTTTTacccttttatttatttctgaaACCTATATTTACTTACTTACGTAACTAATATTAAATGTATGATAAAGAAATTGACTacattgaaaagaaagaaagaaaaaaacatgtgACGAAAGAGTAAATCAATTCCTGTAGGAATTCTCCCAACATTCattgaatcaatttttaaaatatgatttcaatttgaaatataaatcaTTCTAAATTCACTTACTTTCTCCATTCTATGCTCAGACATTAGACAACAATGGGCAAGATTTCTTCTGAGAAGAAGGTTTTTTCTGAATATCCATCAAATCTTAAGGTTCTAGCCATTGATACTGACCCTATAGTTCTTGAGTTCATCAAGAAAGTGTGTAATGAATACTGTTATGAAGGTTAGATATACAATATTACATTGTTTACTTTTTCTTGAAGAAAGAAtaatctttttgttttgttaatgataattttatgtTGTCTGCAGTTATCACATGCACAGAATCGCTATCTGCCGCTATAATTTTGCAGGAAAAGAAGTCCACCATTGATTTGATTCTAATGGAAGTTCATATGCCACATATGGATGGCTATGAATTCTTGCTTACCACCCAAGAAATCAATGTTCCTAAACTCAGTATGTAATTAATTACTTCTCTATACTTTTGCTTAaattttgaacatgttttactgataattaagtttaatttgcAGTGATGTCTTTCGATGATAGTAAGAAATCTGTGATGAAGACTATCAAACTTGGAGCTTGTGATTATATGATTAAGCCTTTGCATGAGGATCGGCTGAGAAACATGTGGACACATGTTGTTAGAAAATCCATGAATGAGGATAAGATGAGAAAAAATATCCGTAATAGCTTAGAAGATGATAATCAGAATTCTAGATTTGTGTTTTCTTCTAGCGATGAAATTTCAAGAGAAGTTGGTAATGCTGGTCAATCAAAGAAGCCTCGTGTAGTGTGGACAACAGATCTGCATGGGAAATTTGTCAAAGCTGTGAATCAACTTGGACTTGAAAGTATGATTCTTCAGCCTTTGTTCTATCTACTTTTTCTCTGTTCATCCAATATGAATTTAATGCATACTACATGTATGAGATATGATCTGATCTGACATTCTCATCTGTCAGATGCTGTGCCAAACAAGATTCAGCAACTCATGAATACGCCTCATTTGACAAGAAATCATGTTGCAAGCCATTTGCAGGTTAGTTTTTTAGTTCATTTGATTTTCCATTCTTGCATCTGTTCAAAGTAGGAAAATTTTTGGTTCTTAGATTATGCAGATATAGTTTTTTACTACTGATCAAAGCTTATAATTGCTTAGTTTTTGGTATGAACTATTTTTTATGCatgataattaacattattgTGAATTTGATTGGCAGAAATATAGAAATGTTTTGAAGGAAAAAGctaggagagagaaagagagacaacCAGAACCAAAAAGAGAGCAGCAATCTGTCCCAGATATACAAATGGATAATCATCATGCAGAAGAAGCTTTTGGTTTTGCACTCAGTGATCCAGTTGCTATTTATCCAACCATTGCTATTCCTCAGAATTTTCCACAGACTCTAGATTCTGAATGTGGAGTATGGTCTCCATATAATGCAATCTTAGCAGAAAATGAGGCTATGCTTCAGAGAAACACTGTGTCATTGGATTCAttgcagcagcagcagcagcagcagcatcaGCAGAAGAACATGCAGTCTTCAGTGTTGCAGCAGCTGCAGCAGAAGCTCCAGGAGCAGCTGCAGCAGCAGCTCCAGCAGCAGCtccagcagcagcagcagcagctccagcagcagcagcagcagaaCATGCAGTCTTCAGTGATGCAGAATCAAGTTCCTTGGATAAATTTTCAACCATCTTCTGTGATAATTTCTGAAAATCCATATTTGGTGACCCAGAATGATAACTTTGGCAGAAACATTGATCAGAGAAGCATTCAGTAATTCTCACTGAATTGTTCAAATCCAAGGAGATGAAACTCTTAACCAATTATCTAATCTTGCTGTACATGGGagcttttctctttcttttttaggCATAAATGACCTTCTCTCCTAGTTTTTTTTGTCTGTTATTATATTAAAGACAAACTATAGCttctttaatgttttttaatattgtcttttttataaatttatacagTGAAGTGTAAAGGAGATTTTTCTACTTAGTAGATTTCCTTATGGAGATTTTAGGTTAATGTTGGAGTTTGGACCTTTAATAAattgttgatttcttttttattgtatttttggggttttacaatttaatataaaatgtgtaAGGTTTAAATACATCTTTTGATACTAaagtttcatattttaataagttcttattattaagtttttaatttttgaaaatttattacttcaaaattatatacctgttttgtattttttttatcaattagtGTGTGATTATGTAATGAATGGTGAGTGAGTGCCTTTGTATGTAatggaatataaattttattttttattttttgaaaaatttaaaactaatattctacatttatcattaaatgtagtctttatttttttatacatggttgttcttttatttttgttttctcaattATCTCACATTGTTTCAGcaatttaaacttcaaaataacttttttgtaCTAACTGTATGAAGTCTAATGAGAAGTGagtgatttttatattaaggGTTTATTACTGCTCATTAACTCTTTTTGTAACTtctaaaaaacattttcattttattatttaaactcaattgaaaaattttaatatataaaatcaaataaacaactacattatattatttttctttttaaaaaaatattacgtACAAGTCTTGTGAAATCATAGTCCAgtctaataatattatataatgtttttaagttaataaaaaaaaaggtaaaaatcaatcaaatttaaagacaaataataatatttcagtttGCCCCGCTAAGTATGAGAAAGTCACTATATTAGTCAACATCAGTTCTtcctaaatattatttattattttctctaagttttttcatattaatattctatttaaagtttctaatttttattacaataacaATTATGACATAAGTATTCATTTCAAGAAAAGAacatttatgtaataaaaaaataaaattttctttatcatcttaaattcttttttataatattttcttaattttttatttattttactttatttattggTGTTATTTTAATCAGATGtagatattcttttttttcttctaaagttttttttaatttataactttatatcATTTTAAGGTAATGAAATTTAgattaacttaaattttattagatCTATTTAATGAAGTAAGATttgtctaatatatatatatatatatatatatatatatatatatatatatatatatatatatatatatataaattgattatttctCTAATCAAAGTAAAATCTTGATCAATTCTGATTATACGTAGAATTTGTGTAACATAAATTGTGTGAGTTTATGAGGTATCTCATGTACAATTTGAAATTTCTGTTTTTCTCATATTAAATCTTCAAATTTATGTACGATGTTATAAATTTTGAGATAAAGAGTCTTAtgtgataataatatattttgaaaacttaggGAAATAGTTACATTTTAAATGTGTTACTATGCAATATGTTTTCTCTAATATGCGAAATGAGAGTATCATGtattatttgagttattttagTGAATTTTTCAAATCAGTCATTTTATCGAAAATTCTACTCGTTTAAGTGAATGTTTCATCTGAGATGCTATGTGACAATATCATTTGAGTCACTTTAAATAGTATTTCATCTAATCATAACtcaacaaaaacatatatatatatatatatatatatacttcctATTGAGTCTTAGCTACTGTTAAATCTTTTGGATGTTTGGTTCTATTTTTggtatatattttaatatatattgttaacaaaattttgattcacatatatattatttaaatatattaatataattaattgattaattaaaattagaaaataataaattaatattaaatttataattaaggatatatataCTTGTTATAAAAAACTATTGTATATAATCACTAAAGTAATATTTTGGTTTGATTgagaatcaaattaaaattattaaaatctgAAATATGACTAGCAGTAATT
The Vigna angularis cultivar LongXiaoDou No.4 chromosome 5, ASM1680809v1, whole genome shotgun sequence genome window above contains:
- the LOC108339501 gene encoding two-component response regulator ARR14, with amino-acid sequence MGKISSEKKVFSEYPSNLKVLAIDTDPIVLEFIKKVCNEYCYEVITCTESLSAAIILQEKKSTIDLILMEVHMPHMDGYEFLLTTQEINVPKLMMSFDDSKKSVMKTIKLGACDYMIKPLHEDRLRNMWTHVVRKSMNEDKMRKNIRNSLEDDNQNSRFVFSSSDEISREVGNAGQSKKPRVVWTTDLHGKFVKAVNQLGLENAVPNKIQQLMNTPHLTRNHVASHLQKYRNVLKEKARREKERQPEPKREQQSVPDIQMDNHHAEEAFGFALSDPVAIYPTIAIPQNFPQTLDSECGVWSPYNAILAENEAMLQRNTVSLDSLQQQQQQQHQQKNMQSSVLQQLQQKLQEQLQQQLQQQLQQQQQQLQQQQQQNMQSSVMQNQVPWINFQPSSVIISENPYLVTQNDNFGRNIDQRSIQ
- the LOC108338797 gene encoding pentatricopeptide repeat-containing protein At4g25270, chloroplastic; translation: MISILVRFPPNATSLCAQKKNKNKNKTWKERRLEGQERRNVLCYPKPKSTPLLIHRRPPPQTHLEALEQVITNLEDSIEKGIKIDPEIYASLLEICYRLQAIHLGIRLHCLIPTFMLRRNFGISSKLLRLYAACGYVDDAHELFDQMSNRDTSAFPWNSLISGYAQMGLYDDAIALYFQMVEEGVEPDFFTFPRVLKVCARIGSLRLGEEVHRHLVRAGFSIDGFVLNALVDMYSKCGDIVKAQKIFDKMPHRDTISWNSMLTAYVHHDLEIGAMNIFYQMILEGCEPDSVSISTILTCVSSLCLGVQIHGWVIRRGLDWNLSIANSLMVMYSSHGRLEKACWIFNQMPERDVVSWNSIISAHRKRREALALLEQMEEAGVEPDKITFVSILSACAHLVLVKEGERVFALMCKKYKIKPIMEHYGCMVNLYGRAGLIKKAYSIILDGMGYEAAGPTLWGALLYACFLHGDTTIGEIAANRLFDLEPDNEHNFVLLMEIYENSGRLEDMERVRMMMVDRGLDY
- the LOC108338798 gene encoding uncharacterized protein LOC108338798, whose translation is MSRPMEEDTAAGKNEEEEFNTGPLSVLMTSVKNNTQVLINCRNNKKLLGRVRAFDRHCNMVLENVREMWTEVPKTGKGKKKAQPVNKDRFISKMFLRGDSVIIVLRNPK